GCAGATTTTTCAATTAAGTTCCCTTTTAAGATGGCATCGACTGTTGCTGCGCCTTGAAATATACGTCCCATTCCTTGCATTCCATCAAACAAACCCGAAGCAAAGCGTCTGTCTGCCAATAAGTGATCATCCAAAAAATACAGGTGTTTACCCGGTAGGCGATTAATTTCAGCGAGCGCATCATCTACCCTCTGGGTATAAAACGACTTTCCACCGGCAAAAAAAGCATCTTTGTAACAGAAGTCGCAATGGAAAGGGCAGCCCCTGGAAACAACAATCGAATTAGGCACTAAATATAAGTGGCGTTTAATAAGATCCCTACGCACGGGGGGCAAACAATTTAAGCTCCGCTTTGTGGAAAAGTATCGTTTTTTAGCTGTGCCGTTTTGAAAATCGCGTAAAAACAAGGGAAAGGTTTCTTCACCAGGCCCGATAAAAATCGCATCGGCATGCTCGGCTGCCTCGTCTGGTAAAGAGGTAACATGCAGCCCACCCAATATTACAAAGCAACCCTGTTGGCGGTAGGTGTCTGCGATTTTGTAAGCTCTATAAGCATTGGTGATATAAACCTGTATCACAACCAAATCAGGGATATCGTTCGTACTTAAGGCTTCAACATGCTGATCAACAATCTCAACATCGTCATCAGCAGGTAAGTAAGCCGCAAGGGTAGCTAAGCCCAGCGGTGGAAATAACGCGTATTTAATGGGGCGAAAAAACGGGCTTTCGGCCTCTACCAAAGAAGGGAGAATCATTTTTACCTTCATCGGGCTTCCTTCGAGGAGTGTTTTTGTGAAAGAGCAGTGTAATGGCCATTTTAGGCAAGCTTAAGGTAGAAATGTGATGGATTATGGCGCCCAATATAAGCATTCCCATGAGGAGGCTTTTCAGTTTAGTAAATTATATCTTGCGCAGTTTAACCGACCCTCGCAGCAGTCACTGTTTTGGACGCTCAAAACGTTTTCGATAGTGATAGAGACTTGTATTACCACTTTCCAATTCTTCGTTGAATTCAAAATCGATAGAAAAACTTTTCCCGTAAGCAGCCAGTTTATACAACATTAAATTCCAAACACCCATAGATTCCGTTTGGAAATACCTTTTAAGCTCAATAACCAGATGATGCAACTCCGAAGAGGCGCTATTAGTGAGCCTATCCCCAGTACTCGCCTCTATATATTCGCCTTTCCAAACGGCTTTATCCACCGCGTTATGATCAGCAATTGCACAGGCGGATAATGATAGGTGATCATCTATCGCTCCCACTTCGTTGAATAAAACCTGCCCAATTTTTGTGTAGATTTCTTGATCTTTCGTGAATTAGCAACCCACATGCTTAATAGACTTTCGGAACGCTGGAGCACCGGTTTAGTGTATTTCCCGTTTTATTTATGGTTTTAGCTAGATTCGGAGCCTACTCAGAGAGAGCCGTTTTCTTTAGTAATGGAATCGATAGTGGCTTATCGGCTTGTACTTACCAGGATTAACTATTAATCACCGCGAATATCGATGCGTTGCAATTCCTGAATTATTCCACCCTGCAAAACACCTTCTACCAGCTGGTACTTCAAGAGCGCAAATATACGATCTCCCCAAAAAATCGGCCTTGATGAACCGTACCAATCGTAACAGGAAATCTCACAATCCTCGTCGTTTAACCATATAACGGTTCTGTCACCCTCCAATACGCCTGCAGGTTGCAAAATTAATTCGCCGGATACTCGAGTGTAGCGCATATCGGTAAAGTCTTCTGCGTATATATTGTAGCCTTTCGAGTCCTTCTTAACTTCGCCAGACTCATTAAACACCGGAATGCCGAATATACCGCCGTCGCCGCCGGGCTTATAAAAAAAACCGTGACTTCGGCTTTCAGCCAATTGGCTATTTTGTTCCGTATAAGTGTCGACGATGTGCACATCGTCGTGTAAAGATAAGGTTTGGTACTGTATCGAATCCTCAGGGTCATAACCAACCAACAACATGTTTTTTCCAATAGGATGTAATTGCTCGACCTCCATAGCCGTTGTTAAATTAATCGGCGAATTACTGTGCGTGAGATCGAACACATACACCTCTGATGTGTATGTATCCTCATTAGCACTGCTGTAAATCAGCGTGTCACCAACAAATCGATTGATTTTGTGCCCACTGCTGGATTTTTGCTCCAGCGTCAAATACTTCGACTCATCCCAATCGCTTACACCTCGATTAAATTCTTCGACTGGAATGCTAGTCGCCAATGTGATACCCGGATCGTATTCCGCACCAAACCAGCGCTCGCCCTCAGAGTTATCTCGAGCCAGCAAATGAAGGAATTCACCATTTTGTTTAAAAGAAAATTGATTGATAGGGAGGCCCTTAATCTTGACCAATCCCGGCGTACCACTACCGAAAGGTACTCGAACAATTACAGAATACCTATAGCTTGGGTAACGTTCATAGTATTTAGATCGGGCAAAACGCCTTAACTCATCATCTGGCACCTGTGCGTATTCCCTGTTCCACTCAGACCCACGCATCCAAAAATAAAATGCATCGGGAGAAGCGTAGTATTCCTTCAATTCCGCACCCATTACCGACTTTGCGGTACATTGGAATTCGTCAATATTAAGAGGACAGACAACGACGGTAGAAAGCTGAATATAACGCGAAGTCAAAACGGGAGTGTAAATGTCGTGCTGAGAAAACAAAGGGTAGGGTATTGCAGGTTTACCAAAGTCGTCGACTTTTGCTGCAATGGGTGAGAGCTTCTTGAGATCGAAACCCGGTATATCATCCTCTTCTAAGAGCTGTTCCAGATTATTGAGGTAAAAAACGAAGTTATTTCCTACAATACGACCTGCATAGTTATCCTCTGAATAATAATCTAGCGAACCGACAAGATAAGCGGATTTTCTAGAAAACTTCCCGAGTTCGTCGAGTTCAAAAAATACGTACTCTGTGCTTTCGTTTTCATAACTATAACCGATTACCAACACGGCATTGCCATGAATCAACAATTCATCATACCAGGCATCATGTTTCCACGTTTCAGGCTGCAAATCTATTTCATCCGCTTTGTTTAGCTGTGAACCGATATGAATGCTGTACAGCCTGCCTCTGCGAAGTACAATTAAATAATCACCTTTTCGTTTAACGATACCACCCTCGTCTACAGAGGCTTCCTGATTATTGGTGATTGAAACCCCATCTACGCGCATCAACGCTTCCACGCTATCAGATTCATACATGTCTACACCCATAGAAGCACGAATACCCGAAACCAGTATTTCCTCAATAGCCGGATCAGCATTATCAGAAAGTTTTGAAAGCCCGTCTCCAGTTCGCCGCTTGAGCGCATAGTCCTTCAATTTTTCAAGCGCTCGTTCACGCGCTTTTAAGTAAGCTACCGCTTCTTCTACGGATTGGTATTTTATTAAGGAATCAGCGCTTTCGTACTGCTCTAGGGTTGGCTGGGCGCAGGAGCTTAGTAATATGATGAAGGGGATAATAAATTGTTTTTCGAATATTTTGATCATTTTCATAAACACACGTATTAAAAAACTCCATTAGCAGACACAGTTAATCTGTCCGCATTTAGCCTTACCATCGCGCTTTTAGCATCTCAGCAATCATTGTTTTGGACGTTCAAAACGTTTTCGATTGTGATAGAGACTTGTATTACCACTTTCCAATTCTTCGTTGAATTCAAAATCGATAGAAAAACTTTTCCCGTAAGGAGCCAGTTTATACAACATTAAATTCCAAACATCCATAGATTCGGTTTGGAAATGCTTTTTAAGCTCAACAACCAAATGATGCAACTCCAAAGAGGCGCTATTAGTGAGCCTATCCCCTGTACTCGCCTGTATATATTCGCCTTTCCAAACGGCTTTATCTACCGTGTTATGATCAGTAATTGCACAGTCGGATAATGATAGCGGGTTGCGCTTTGACGATACCGTATCGGTTGAAGAAATTCGAGTAGCAACACCTGAATTAGAGGGCACAGACAGCGATCGTTATGACATTATTGATGAAAAAGTGACGTGCCGACTGGCACAGAAACCCAGCAGCTACGTTATCTTGACGTACATACAACCGGTAATTAAACAGAGTGTGCTGGACAGACACTCCAGAAAGAAAAATAGTGCGCATGGCTAAGACTGATTAGCACTTTCCGGAGTACCTACCCCCTTTAGAGTGCTGAGTTAACAATAGTAAAAAGCGCGACATTCCCATGCCGCGCTTTTTATTCAGAGTCTCCTGGCTGGAGGGATTACTGGCACCCTCCCAGGTTTGACCAGGAGGGATCACTTCCCGGTACCGTTGAGGTGTACCAGTTCGCAACGAAGAGCGTGTTTTGGTAAACCATTTGGTCACCGGCGTTGGCGTGGTTAAAGGGTCCACCGGACCAATCTCTGGCTGTCCAATTCGGGTAAACGTTAACGCCGGCACAGCTGCCATTACCGCCCGAAGAAGACGAGCTGGAACTTGAAGACGAACTGGTTGAGCCCGTCGAGGAACTAGTGGTAGAAGAGCTACTGGAAGAAGAACTGCTACTGGAACTGGAGCTCGTTGAACCATTGCATCCCACTGGTCCACCACCACCCCATTGAGTTGAGCAGGTCTCAATACCGATGCACTGGGCGTTATTTTCCCAACCCCAGCCGATGCTTTGGTTCTGGCACGTCGCGAACAGAGTACCGTACCAATTACACTGGCAGCTAGTGCCCCCTGAAGAACTGGAGCTGCTTGATGAACTGGAGCTTGAACTCGATGAAGTCGAGCTGGATGCGCTTGAAGAACTGCTGGACGAACTTGAAGCACTGCTCGACGAACTCGATGAACTGCTCGATGAGGTGGAGCTGCTGGCACTGGACGAGGAGCTGCTAGAAGAACTGCTGGACGAACTCAATCCCCCGGGGAAATCCGACGCATCGTCCATGGCCGTTCCCGCCTGATATTCCACCGCGTTGCTGTAACCATCACCATCCAGGTCGCCGGCACCGTCGGCGATATTAAACGGATCGAGCGAATAACTCACCTCAACACTGTCGGGTATCAAGTCGTTATCCTGGTCTCCGGGGAAACTTAAAATAACGCCCCATGTTACTGCCAGGCTGTCTACTGCCGGCCCATCACTCACGCCGATCACGGTCGTGTACTGCCCGGCATCTTCAGCGGACAGGCTGCCCGAAACAACACCGGTTTCGCTATCGAGATGCAAACCCGTAGGCAGATTGTTGGCGGAATAAAATAGGGTGTTGCCGTCGGCGTCACTGGCGCTCAGTTGGAAATTCACGCTCTCGCCTTCCTGGAAAATCCGTGCTTGTGGGTCGCTGAGTACCGGGGCTGTATTGGTCGTTTGCTGTGGAATACTCAGGTACAAACTGGTGCTGTCCAAGCTGCGCGAGGCAAAACCCGGACCGGCCCATTCCACACTTAGAGATTCGGGGCCCCAGGCATCGAACACATCAAGCTGAAAATTATGATAGCCCTCGTTCAGCGTTATTGTGCCGGATGTGGGTTTGCTCCAGAAACCGGTGTTATTCACCACCATCGAGCCGTTAATACTTAATTGACTGCCGTCGTCGGCGTCGGAAACAAAAGTATATTGACCGGCTTGTGGAATATAAATTAATGCGGTAAAGCGCAACGCAAAGTTATCGTCGCGTTGCCGCAAGCCAAGATCGAAAGACGTGGTTGTGCCAGAACTCACCACCATTTCGTTATCCAGGTTAGGCATTTCGAAACCCGTGGTTTCGTAGTAGGCGTAATTTATTCCGCTACTACTGCTGAAATTGGGATCGATACGCTCAATCCACGCTTCGACAATATTAGCGCCCGCTTCATGGACCAATGTCTTTGCCAGCGGCGGCATAGCATCGGTACCAATACCTTTAATTAAATGTAAAGCTGTTGAACGCTCTGGAAACTGCGGCGTAATAATATAGGGATCGATGAGGCCGAAATCGCGATTACTATTGCCGTAAATAAGATTCTGCTGCGTCAGCTGGCTGGTAAAGCGTGCATCGAATTGTGCGCGACCGGTCGCGGGCTGGTGACAATAACTGCAGTTGCTGTCTAACCAACTGCGCGCGCGTGTTTCCAGTGAAGCACTGGCGTCGTCAATATTTGCCGCTTTAATTAAGTCCGCCACCTGGCTTTCGCTCAGTGTGGTATCGAAAAT
The DNA window shown above is from Alteromonadaceae bacterium 2753L.S.0a.02 and carries:
- a CDS encoding radical SAM superfamily enzyme YgiQ (UPF0313 family), producing the protein MKVKMILPSLVEAESPFFRPIKYALFPPLGLATLAAYLPADDDVEIVDQHVEALSTNDIPDLVVIQVYITNAYRAYKIADTYRQQGCFVILGGLHVTSLPDEAAEHADAIFIGPGEETFPLFLRDFQNGTAKKRYFSTKRSLNCLPPVRRDLIKRHLYLVPNSIVVSRGCPFHCDFCYKDAFFAGGKSFYTQRVDDALAEINRLPGKHLYFLDDHLLADRRFASGLFDGMQGMGRIFQGAATVDAILKGNLIEKSANAGMRSVFVGFESVNEFNLLATNKRQNLKRKYDEVCKRLHDLGIMINGSFVFGLDQDGPDVFKRTVDWAVEQGITTATFHIATPYPGTAYYQKMTQDNRITHGDWDKYDTRHVVFQPKGMTAKQLKDGYEWCYEEFYSWSNILKASMAHATLKHTLKHFFYAAGWKKFEALWNFVITAKQLGLMTPMLEAILSRVSAKNGGDHLDLASPLSKSDAN
- a CDS encoding beta propeller domain-containing protein, which produces MKMIKIFEKQFIIPFIILLSSCAQPTLEQYESADSLIKYQSVEEAVAYLKARERALEKLKDYALKRRTGDGLSKLSDNADPAIEEILVSGIRASMGVDMYESDSVEALMRVDGVSITNNQEASVDEGGIVKRKGDYLIVLRRGRLYSIHIGSQLNKADEIDLQPETWKHDAWYDELLIHGNAVLVIGYSYENESTEYVFFELDELGKFSRKSAYLVGSLDYYSEDNYAGRIVGNNFVFYLNNLEQLLEEDDIPGFDLKKLSPIAAKVDDFGKPAIPYPLFSQHDIYTPVLTSRYIQLSTVVVCPLNIDEFQCTAKSVMGAELKEYYASPDAFYFWMRGSEWNREYAQVPDDELRRFARSKYYERYPSYRYSVIVRVPFGSGTPGLVKIKGLPINQFSFKQNGEFLHLLARDNSEGERWFGAEYDPGITLATSIPVEEFNRGVSDWDESKYLTLEQKSSSGHKINRFVGDTLIYSSANEDTYTSEVYVFDLTHSNSPINLTTAMEVEQLHPIGKNMLLVGYDPEDSIQYQTLSLHDDVHIVDTYTEQNSQLAESRSHGFFYKPGGDGGIFGIPVFNESGEVKKDSKGYNIYAEDFTDMRYTRVSGELILQPAGVLEGDRTVIWLNDEDCEISCYDWYGSSRPIFWGDRIFALLKYQLVEGVLQGGIIQELQRIDIRGD